A single region of the Paraburkholderia sprentiae WSM5005 genome encodes:
- a CDS encoding Na+/H+ antiporter subunit G, which produces MQTVIETIVCVLLLVGSLFTLIGAVGLARLPDFFMRLHGPTKSTTLGVGGIVLASVVYFSAHDNFASLHELLIPAFLFLTAPISAHMLAKAGIQQRVPLSGATRGRPPVTGACAERGDTGELLERREE; this is translated from the coding sequence ATGCAAACCGTTATCGAAACGATCGTTTGCGTGCTGCTGCTCGTCGGTAGCCTGTTTACGCTGATCGGGGCGGTCGGGCTCGCGCGGCTGCCTGACTTCTTCATGCGGCTGCACGGGCCGACTAAATCGACCACGCTGGGGGTTGGCGGCATCGTGCTCGCGTCGGTGGTGTATTTCAGTGCGCACGACAACTTTGCGAGTCTGCACGAACTGCTGATTCCGGCGTTTTTGTTTCTTACCGCGCCGATCAGTGCTCATATGCTGGCGAAGGCTGGGATTCAGCAGCGGGTGCCGTTGTCGGGGGCGACGCGCGGGCGGCCGCCTGTTACGGGGGCTTGTGCGGAACGGGGGGATACGGGGGAGCTGTTGGAGAGGCGCGAGGAGTAG
- a CDS encoding Na+/H+ antiporter subunit E, whose product MLKRLFPHPWLTVVLIMCWVLLMNDVSPGNLLLGAVLGGVISFSVAEGLWLRPVRVGRPWLLARLAWHVFIDIIVANVEVALLVLGPTKRLRPAFIEVPLDSTHEIALTILISVVSLSPGTLCAELSDDRTRLAVHVLDLDDEAALIALIKSRYEAPLMEIFAC is encoded by the coding sequence ATGCTGAAAAGGCTCTTCCCCCACCCGTGGCTCACCGTCGTGCTGATCATGTGCTGGGTGCTGCTGATGAACGACGTCTCGCCGGGCAATCTGCTGCTCGGCGCGGTGCTCGGCGGCGTGATCTCGTTTAGCGTCGCCGAAGGCTTGTGGCTGCGGCCGGTGCGCGTGGGTCGGCCGTGGCTGCTCGCGCGTCTCGCCTGGCACGTGTTCATCGACATCATCGTGGCCAACGTCGAGGTCGCGCTGCTCGTGCTCGGCCCGACGAAACGGCTGCGCCCCGCGTTCATCGAGGTGCCGCTCGATAGCACCCACGAGATCGCGCTCACGATACTCATCAGCGTGGTCTCGCTGAGCCCCGGCACACTGTGTGCCGAACTCAGCGACGACCGCACTCGCCTCGCCGTTCACGTGCTCGATCTCGACGACGAAGCAGCGCTCATCGCGCTGATCAAGTCCCGCTATGAAGCCCCTTTGATGGAGATCTTCGCATGCTAG
- a CDS encoding K+/H+ antiporter subunit F, with product MLAMVVPISLAILGIAFLLTLWRLVRGPSLPDRIVALDTLNINAIALIVVYGISLRSTLLFEVALLIAVMGFLGTVALTKYLQRGDIIELN from the coding sequence ATGCTAGCCATGGTGGTTCCGATCTCGCTCGCGATCCTCGGTATCGCGTTTTTGCTCACGCTGTGGCGCCTCGTGCGCGGTCCGTCGCTGCCCGATCGCATCGTCGCGCTCGATACGCTCAACATCAATGCGATCGCGTTGATCGTCGTGTACGGGATCAGCTTGCGCTCGACACTTCTCTTCGAGGTGGCGCTGCTGATCGCGGTGATGGGTTTTCTCGGCACTGTTGCGCTCACCAAGTATTTGCAGCGCGGCGACATCATCGAACTCAACTAG
- a CDS encoding Na+/H+ antiporter subunit C, producing the protein MEAAFAIAIGVLCTCGIYLLLSARVLPVILGITLFSYAINLFLLGMGRLAIGKPAVIVAGAQYVDPVPQALVLTAIVIGFAMTAFTVVLALRSFSITGNDHVNGEETRAE; encoded by the coding sequence ATGGAAGCCGCCTTTGCCATTGCGATCGGCGTGCTTTGCACCTGCGGCATCTACCTGCTGCTGAGCGCGCGCGTATTGCCCGTGATTCTTGGCATCACGCTGTTCTCGTATGCGATCAACCTGTTCCTGCTCGGCATGGGCCGGCTCGCGATCGGCAAGCCGGCGGTCATCGTGGCGGGGGCGCAATACGTCGATCCGGTGCCGCAGGCGCTGGTCCTGACGGCGATCGTGATCGGCTTCGCGATGACGGCCTTCACCGTGGTGCTCGCGCTACGCTCGTTTTCGATCACGGGCAACGATCACGTCAATGGCGAGGAGACGCGCGCCGAATGA
- a CDS encoding monovalent cation/H+ antiporter subunit D yields the protein MNHVLLLPILIPLFCAGLIVALPLRAKRLQRALNVAASVALLPVACLLMARAAQGEVVSYALGAWPAPFGIVLQLDRLGALMLVLTAVLALCCLLGTSSEDARRGRHFRALFQFQLMGLNGAFLAGDLFNLFVFFELLLIASYALLLHGGGARRVRNGLHYLLMNLVGSSFFLIAIGVLYGITGTLNMADMGERVTRLGPASLPLAQFAGATLMLVFGLKAAVFPMSFWLPQAYRSAIGPVAALFAIMTKVGIYAMLRCDALVFGAAGGVLDAFMHQWAWWLAIATIVFGALGALAVSSLKTTTGYLVLVSVGLLIAAVAQQTPLAWSALLYYLISTTLCTGALFLLADTLEPEQASTPQAAPAARATVSADAAAIEPGSLEALDDAFGVAISPAPDGEAVATLARVQPLQVETAGALAVLAVQAARAETEATVATSARPHAPWPSNLAALLYLIAAVGAAGLPPLSGFLGKAMVLAATPSGAAAVLWPAVLLSSLLSIVALSRAGTRLMWAAPAARAAAGQHERAPRGSNAKLAACALLLGCVVAISLGAGAVRHYLSDTAAQLFDRAAYVHAILPPGKRCADSAGCTGGPR from the coding sequence ATGAATCACGTCCTGCTGCTCCCGATCCTGATTCCGCTTTTCTGCGCGGGGCTCATCGTCGCGTTGCCGTTGCGAGCGAAACGCCTGCAACGCGCGCTGAACGTGGCCGCCAGCGTCGCGCTGCTGCCCGTCGCGTGTCTGTTGATGGCGCGCGCGGCACAAGGCGAGGTCGTCAGCTACGCGCTTGGCGCATGGCCCGCGCCGTTCGGCATCGTGCTGCAACTCGACCGGCTCGGCGCGCTGATGCTGGTGCTCACCGCGGTGCTCGCGCTCTGCTGCCTGCTCGGCACCTCGAGCGAGGACGCGAGGCGCGGGCGTCATTTCCGTGCGCTGTTCCAGTTCCAACTGATGGGCCTGAACGGCGCGTTTCTCGCGGGCGACCTCTTCAATCTGTTCGTGTTCTTCGAACTGCTGCTGATCGCGTCGTACGCGCTGCTGCTGCACGGTGGCGGCGCGCGACGCGTGCGCAACGGGCTGCACTATCTGTTGATGAACCTCGTCGGCTCGTCGTTCTTCCTGATTGCGATCGGCGTGCTCTACGGCATCACCGGCACGCTCAACATGGCCGACATGGGCGAACGCGTTACGCGTCTCGGCCCGGCGTCGCTGCCGCTCGCGCAGTTCGCGGGCGCGACGCTGATGCTCGTGTTCGGCCTCAAGGCCGCGGTGTTTCCGATGTCGTTCTGGCTGCCGCAGGCATACCGCAGCGCGATCGGTCCGGTGGCCGCGCTGTTCGCGATCATGACCAAGGTCGGCATTTACGCGATGCTGCGCTGCGACGCCCTCGTGTTCGGCGCGGCGGGCGGCGTGCTCGACGCCTTCATGCATCAGTGGGCGTGGTGGCTCGCGATCGCGACGATTGTGTTCGGCGCACTGGGCGCGCTCGCGGTGTCGAGTCTGAAGACCACGACGGGCTATCTGGTGCTGGTCTCCGTGGGGCTGCTGATCGCGGCGGTCGCGCAACAGACGCCGCTTGCATGGAGCGCGCTGCTTTACTACCTGATCAGCACGACGCTCTGCACAGGCGCGCTGTTCCTGCTCGCGGACACGCTCGAACCGGAGCAAGCCTCGACGCCGCAGGCCGCCCCTGCCGCCCGCGCCACTGTTTCCGCCGATGCCGCTGCGATCGAGCCTGGCTCGCTCGAAGCGCTCGACGATGCGTTTGGGGTGGCCATCTCGCCCGCCCCGGACGGCGAGGCGGTAGCGACACTTGCGCGCGTGCAGCCACTGCAGGTCGAGACGGCCGGCGCGCTCGCCGTGCTTGCCGTGCAAGCCGCTCGCGCCGAGACCGAAGCGACTGTTGCAACGTCCGCGCGGCCGCATGCGCCGTGGCCGTCGAACCTCGCCGCGCTGCTCTATCTGATCGCCGCGGTGGGCGCCGCGGGCCTGCCGCCGCTTTCGGGTTTCCTCGGCAAGGCAATGGTGCTGGCCGCCACGCCGAGCGGCGCGGCTGCCGTGCTGTGGCCCGCCGTTCTGCTGTCGAGCCTGCTGTCGATCGTTGCGCTGAGCCGCGCGGGCACGCGCCTGATGTGGGCCGCGCCGGCCGCGCGCGCCGCCGCCGGTCAGCACGAGCGCGCACCGAGGGGCAGCAACGCGAAGCTCGCCGCCTGTGCTCTGCTGCTCGGCTGCGTCGTGGCTATTTCGCTCGGCGCGGGCGCGGTGCGGCACTATCTGAGCGATACGGCGGCGCAGCTCTTCGATCGCGCCGCTTATGTGCACGCGATCTTGCCCCCGGGCAAGCGCTGCGCCGACAGCGCAGGCTGCACCGGCGGACCCCGTTAA
- a CDS encoding sodium:solute symporter family protein, translated as MKRTHRLIRSYVLYTLAFLLFVYVMWRIERSTGPGVWIGYVFLFVPIAVYAVIGVLSRTSDLVEYYVAGRRVPSAFNGMATAADWLSAASFIGLAGSIYATGYDGLAYVMGWTGGYCLVAFLLAPYVRKLARYTIPDFLGTRYSSNAVRGLAALAAILCSFVYLVAQIQGVGLIATRFIGVDFAVGIFCGLAGILVCSFLGGMRAVTWTQVAQYIILILAMLIPVSMIAHKDGLGWVPQLSYGRLMERMEGLEKQVRDAPLEARVRDDYRRRAALMQLRLDTLPQSFVDEKQRLTHEVGDLRRHNGPLREIKERERALEQFPRDAAAAQIVWSQQRDDMLMRATAPVPMHEPFPAVGDEDRSTHARNFLSLLLCLSLGTASLPHILTRYNTTTSVASARRSVGWTLFFVALFYLTVPVLAVLIKYDILSNLVGHRFADLPQWLMQWRKVEPSLISLADTNGDGIVRWSEIQMQPDMVVLAAPEIAGLPYVMSGLIAAGALAAALSTADGLLLTIANALSHDVYYHMVDPNASSQRRVTISKILLLGVALFASYVASLNTGNILFLVGAAFSLAASSLFPALVLGVFWKRTTRLGAVTGMVAGLVVCIYYIVSTYPFFTQMTGFTGARWFGIEPISSGVFGVPAGFLVAIGVSLIDRKADAYTIALVDYIRHP; from the coding sequence ATGAAGCGCACGCATCGGCTGATTCGCTCGTACGTGCTCTATACGCTCGCGTTCCTGCTGTTCGTGTACGTGATGTGGCGCATCGAGCGTAGCACCGGCCCTGGAGTCTGGATCGGCTACGTGTTCCTGTTCGTGCCGATCGCGGTGTATGCGGTGATCGGCGTGCTGTCGCGCACGTCCGATCTGGTCGAATACTACGTGGCGGGGCGGCGCGTGCCGTCGGCGTTCAACGGCATGGCGACCGCGGCCGACTGGCTGTCGGCCGCGTCATTCATCGGCCTTGCCGGCTCGATCTACGCGACTGGCTACGACGGCCTCGCCTACGTAATGGGCTGGACCGGCGGCTACTGCCTCGTCGCGTTCCTGCTTGCGCCGTATGTGCGCAAGCTCGCGCGCTACACGATTCCCGACTTTCTCGGCACGCGCTATTCGAGCAACGCGGTGCGCGGCCTCGCGGCGCTTGCGGCGATCCTGTGCTCGTTCGTCTATCTGGTCGCGCAAATCCAGGGCGTCGGGCTGATCGCGACGCGCTTTATCGGCGTCGATTTCGCGGTCGGGATTTTCTGCGGGCTCGCGGGCATTCTGGTGTGCTCGTTTCTGGGCGGCATGCGCGCCGTCACGTGGACCCAGGTCGCGCAGTACATCATCCTGATCCTGGCGATGCTGATACCGGTGTCGATGATCGCGCACAAGGACGGCCTCGGCTGGGTGCCTCAACTCAGCTATGGACGTTTGATGGAGCGCATGGAAGGGCTCGAGAAGCAGGTGCGCGATGCGCCGCTCGAGGCGCGCGTGCGCGACGACTATCGACGCCGTGCCGCGCTGATGCAGCTGCGGCTCGACACGCTGCCGCAATCGTTCGTCGACGAGAAGCAGCGGCTCACGCACGAGGTCGGCGATCTGCGGCGGCATAACGGTCCGTTGCGCGAGATCAAGGAGCGCGAGCGCGCACTCGAACAGTTTCCCCGCGATGCCGCCGCCGCGCAGATCGTCTGGAGCCAGCAGCGCGACGACATGCTGATGCGCGCGACCGCGCCGGTGCCGATGCACGAACCGTTTCCCGCGGTCGGCGACGAAGACCGAAGCACGCATGCGCGTAACTTTCTGTCTCTGCTGCTGTGTCTGTCGCTCGGCACGGCGAGCCTGCCGCACATTTTGACGCGCTATAACACGACCACTTCGGTGGCGTCGGCGCGCCGCTCGGTCGGCTGGACGCTCTTTTTCGTCGCGCTGTTCTATCTGACTGTGCCGGTGCTCGCGGTCTTGATCAAGTACGACATTCTGTCGAATCTGGTCGGGCATCGTTTTGCCGATCTGCCGCAATGGCTGATGCAATGGCGCAAGGTCGAGCCGAGCCTGATCAGCCTCGCCGATACGAACGGCGACGGCATCGTGCGCTGGAGCGAGATCCAGATGCAGCCCGATATGGTCGTGCTCGCGGCGCCTGAGATCGCGGGGCTGCCGTATGTGATGTCCGGCTTGATCGCGGCGGGGGCGCTGGCGGCGGCGCTATCGACCGCGGATGGTCTGCTGCTGACGATTGCGAACGCGCTGTCGCATGACGTGTACTACCACATGGTCGATCCGAACGCGTCGAGCCAGCGGCGTGTGACGATCTCGAAGATTCTGCTGCTGGGGGTCGCGCTGTTCGCGTCGTACGTGGCGTCGTTGAATACGGGAAACATTCTGTTTCTGGTCGGGGCGGCGTTTTCGCTGGCGGCGTCGAGTCTGTTTCCCGCGCTCGTGCTCGGGGTGTTCTGGAAACGTACGACGCGGCTCGGCGCGGTGACGGGGATGGTCGCGGGGCTCGTCGTGTGCATCTACTACATCGTGTCGACGTATCCGTTCTTCACGCAGATGACGGGCTTCACGGGCGCGCGCTGGTTCGGTATCGAGCCGATTAGCTCGGGCGTGTTCGGTGTGCCGGCGGGGTTTCTCGTGGCGATTGGGGTGAGCTTGATCGACCGCAAGGCGGACGCTTATACGATTGCGCTGGTGGACTATATTCGGCATCCGTAG